From Vigna radiata var. radiata cultivar VC1973A unplaced genomic scaffold, Vradiata_ver6 scaffold_208, whole genome shotgun sequence, the proteins below share one genomic window:
- the LOC106780758 gene encoding uncharacterized protein LOC106780758: MHIEKNIFDSVIGTLLNVPGKSKDGIKARLDLVQMGIRTELAPIKKGKRQYLPPAAHTLSRKEKIVFCKFLQGVKVPQGYSSNIRNLVSMKDLKLIGLKSHDFHVMMEHLLPIAIRSILPKKVRWTIAKLCYFFRAICSKVIDTGKLQALEREIIVTLCELEMYFPPSFFDIMVHXTIHLVKETQYCGPTYMRWMYPMERYMKILKGYVKNRSRPEGCILERYILEEAIEFCTNYLSDVESIGLPNSRHLARTTGEGISGNTIVTISRKDWEQAQLYVLHNDDEVEPYVERHKDMITKLNPTMTDQWICREHNATFIHWLKSHIFAELNVKSSLVSERLRWLANGPNIQVFSYTGYMINGFTFYTKDRDDQSTMQNSGVTLVAESMHISSAKDRSPIYANMSYFGVIEHIWELDYTTFRVPVFGCKWVDNNNGVRQDEVGFMQVNFNKAGYKDEPFILASQAQQIFYVTDPVDVNLSIMLLTNKINDPSNDEIEDEDTNIEDDPLYQISYDDDPINDDILYRRDDHDEGIWINPSFCVHKKP, translated from the coding sequence ATGCATAtcgaaaaaaatatatttgatagtGTCATAGGTACGTTATTGAATGTTCCTGGAAAGTCTAAGGATGGCATTAAAGCAAGGTTGGACTTAGTTCAAATGGGAATTCGAACAGAATTGGCTCCAATAAAGAAAGGTAAACGTCAATATCTACCTCCAGCAGCTCATACTCTatctagaaaggaaaaaattgtgttttgtaaGTTTCTACAAGGAGTTAAAGTTCCACAAGGGTATTCATCAAACATTAGGAACTTAGTATCTATGAAAGATCTAAAGCTAATAGGGTTAAAGTCTCATGACTTTCATGTTATGATGGAACATTTGTTACCGATAGCCATACGTTCCATTTTGCCTAAAAAGGTAAGGTGGACCATAGCTAAATTATGCTATTTCTTTAGAGCGATATGTAGCAAAGTGATTGACACTGGAAAATTGCAAGCACTAGAAAGAGAAATTATTGTAACTTTATGTGAGCTTGaaatgtattttccaccttctttctTTGACATAATGGTTCATNTTACCATTCACTTAGTNAAGGAGACACAATATTGTGGACCAACTTATATGAGATGGATGTATCCAATGGAGCGGTATATGAAGATATTAAAGGGTTATGTGAAAAATAGAAGTCGACCAGAAGGATGTATACTGGAACGATATATACTTGAAGAAGCTATTGAATTTTGTACTAATTACCTCTCTGATGTTGAATCAATAGGACTTCCAAATTCTCGACACTTAGCGAGAACCACAGGAGAAGGAATTTCTGGAAATACCATAGTGACCATAAGCAGGAAAGATTGGGAACAAGCTCAATTGTATGTCCTACACAATGACGATGAAGTTGAGCCATATGTTGAGAGACACAAAGAcatgattacaaaattaaatccaACTATGACTGACCAGTGGATATGTAGAGAACACAATGCAACTTTTATACACTGGCTAAAAAGTCACATTTTTGCCGAGTTAAATGTGAAATCCTCTTTAGTTTCTGAGAGATTGAGATGGTTAGCCAATGGTCCAAATATTCAAGTCTTCTCTTACACTGGTTATATGATTAATGGGTTCACATTTTACACTAAAGACCGAGATGATCAAAGTACTATGCAAAATAGTGGTGTAACTTTGGTGGCTGAATCTATGCACATCTCAAGTGCTAAAGATAGAAGTCCTATATATGCAAATATGTCGTATTTTGGGGTCATTGAACATATATGGGAGTTGGATTACACCACATTTCGGGTACCAGTATTTGGTTGCAAGTGGGTTGATAACAATAATGGAGTTCGACAAGACGAGGTAGGATTTATGCAAGTGAATTTTAATAAAGCGGGGTACAAAGATGAGCCATTTATTTTAGCATCACAAGctcaacaaattttttatgttactGATCCGGTTGATGTTAATTTGTCAATTATGTTGttgaccaataaaataaatgatccTTCCAATGATGAAATAGAGGATGAAGATACAAACATTGAAGATGATCCTTTGTATCAAATATCATACGATGATGATCCAATAAATGATGATATCTTGTATAGGAGAGATGATCATGACGAAGGAATATGGATAAATCCATCATTTTGTGTCCATAAGAAACCTTAA